One window of the Marinilactibacillus sp. Marseille-P9653 genome contains the following:
- a CDS encoding AAA family ATPase — protein MKIKSLIIYGYGKWIDQSIDFSSDFHVVFGQNEAGKSTIMSFIHSILFGFPTRHSALLRYEPKDSSRYGGKIIIEDERFGVVSIERVQGKSTGDVTVLMEDGATGSEALLHKILYGIDRTLYQSVFSFHLKGIERVEDMTKDQMNRYFLSAGALGTERFLQKADQFKQKANGLYKPTGRVPKINQALKGLEEKQAAMELAKSKNSEYLDLLQKVEELNQEIEEQERTQKDLNRRIQKLKQFEQNFEAVETIKQLEKEIEQLNTSKLNENSLYEMNTLNKQIEDIQKEIRTQQALLKGFEEEYEPSSQLILYQEHEQSIDALAVQIGSIDDLIREQKYVYKELEKAEQEITKKRIQLDLSDDEQIPTALTKAEKETLAEWQRETNLKESGIDLLKEKLTTIGFKISSLEESIDELEQNLWSNEQFRKEEDHFEAKPATRSQAIQLTKEMSILLVSIVLIISTLLLDLPFMLLWILLAVSLIMGSIFSTWEKMHKKDQDSAQISYEDYIRQKEIRRQWRDYLFNSDKLESEKQFLHSEIASLETEIENIQNDWSKFKEDRLAGYRTVLSTVLQFEEMLSELRVSESERNKVRDHLEELKTALFLKTEQFDQVSELFSEEDTPTEKISKFKVFYQQVKEERNQLQQYMIESQEARRSLNRSIESEKTILRKKNQLLQEAGADSEEVFRHLYGILKQKNEKEERLKVLKEQLPENHLEIKADSIEDIRSQEKQLQQDVLNVTSSIKSCTQEKIEIEVHIKRLEEGGEYTTLLQEFENEKSHLQELVNSWVTSKLASNIIEKTLKYARKDRFPQTIMDAENYFSYLTQGKYTKIVIDDETVFILNNEGHYFRADELSRGTAEPLYVALRLAFINNIKDTIRMPLLVDDGFVNLDRTRRTRMYELLKEISQTTQVIYFSFDQQSLESLEDGQKTILTKV, from the coding sequence TTGAAGATTAAAAGCCTAATAATATACGGATACGGGAAATGGATTGATCAGAGCATTGATTTTTCTAGTGATTTTCATGTCGTTTTTGGACAAAACGAAGCCGGAAAATCTACTATTATGTCATTTATCCATAGTATTTTATTTGGTTTTCCAACCAGACATAGTGCACTGCTCAGGTATGAACCTAAAGATAGTAGTCGGTACGGTGGGAAAATCATAATAGAGGATGAACGATTTGGAGTTGTCAGCATTGAACGGGTGCAAGGAAAGTCAACTGGAGATGTGACAGTCCTCATGGAAGACGGGGCAACTGGAAGTGAGGCCTTACTTCACAAAATTTTATATGGTATAGATCGTACCTTGTATCAGTCAGTATTTTCTTTTCATCTAAAAGGAATCGAACGTGTTGAAGATATGACAAAAGATCAAATGAACCGTTATTTTCTAAGTGCCGGAGCTTTAGGAACAGAACGATTTCTACAAAAAGCTGACCAGTTCAAGCAAAAAGCAAATGGATTATATAAGCCAACCGGACGTGTACCAAAAATCAATCAGGCTCTAAAGGGACTAGAAGAAAAGCAAGCTGCTATGGAGTTAGCAAAAAGTAAAAATTCAGAATATCTGGACCTACTGCAAAAAGTAGAAGAATTAAATCAAGAGATCGAAGAACAGGAACGCACACAAAAAGATTTAAACAGAAGAATCCAAAAACTTAAGCAATTCGAACAGAACTTTGAAGCAGTTGAAACAATCAAACAACTTGAAAAAGAAATTGAGCAGTTAAATACTTCTAAACTTAATGAGAATAGTCTTTATGAGATGAATACGTTAAACAAACAAATAGAAGACATTCAAAAAGAAATTAGAACTCAGCAAGCATTACTTAAAGGGTTCGAAGAAGAATATGAGCCGTCTAGTCAATTAATTTTATATCAAGAACATGAACAAAGTATAGATGCCCTAGCTGTTCAAATTGGTTCGATTGATGACTTGATCAGAGAGCAAAAATATGTTTACAAAGAGTTAGAAAAAGCGGAACAAGAAATTACTAAGAAACGGATACAGCTAGATTTATCTGATGATGAACAAATTCCAACTGCCCTAACGAAGGCTGAAAAAGAAACCCTAGCAGAATGGCAGCGCGAAACAAATCTTAAAGAGAGCGGAATTGATCTACTGAAAGAAAAATTGACGACTATCGGATTCAAGATTAGTTCTCTTGAAGAGTCCATTGATGAGTTAGAACAAAATCTTTGGTCTAATGAACAATTTAGAAAAGAAGAAGATCACTTTGAAGCAAAACCAGCGACTCGTTCGCAAGCTATTCAGTTAACAAAAGAAATGAGTATTCTACTCGTTTCGATAGTATTGATTATAAGTACACTTTTATTGGATTTACCTTTTATGCTCTTATGGATTTTGCTAGCCGTTAGTCTCATAATGGGTAGTATTTTCAGCACATGGGAAAAAATGCATAAAAAAGATCAAGATTCTGCACAGATATCCTATGAAGACTATATTCGTCAAAAAGAGATCCGCAGACAGTGGCGAGACTATTTATTTAATAGCGACAAACTTGAAAGTGAGAAACAATTCTTGCATTCAGAAATAGCTAGTCTAGAAACCGAAATTGAAAACATACAGAATGACTGGTCTAAGTTTAAAGAAGATCGATTGGCAGGATATCGCACTGTACTATCAACTGTATTGCAATTTGAAGAAATGCTTAGTGAACTTCGTGTTAGTGAAAGCGAACGGAATAAAGTGCGTGATCACTTAGAAGAATTAAAAACAGCATTATTTCTTAAAACAGAACAGTTTGATCAAGTATCTGAATTATTTTCCGAAGAAGATACACCTACTGAGAAAATATCAAAATTCAAAGTGTTTTATCAACAAGTTAAAGAAGAAAGAAATCAATTACAGCAATATATGATTGAGAGTCAAGAAGCGAGAAGGTCACTGAATCGCTCGATTGAATCTGAGAAAACAATTCTTAGAAAAAAGAACCAACTGTTGCAAGAGGCGGGGGCAGATTCCGAAGAGGTATTTAGGCATTTATATGGTATATTAAAACAAAAGAACGAAAAAGAAGAAAGATTAAAAGTGCTTAAAGAACAATTACCTGAAAACCATTTGGAGATAAAAGCTGATTCGATAGAAGATATTCGATCTCAAGAAAAACAATTACAACAAGATGTATTGAATGTAACCTCGAGTATAAAGAGCTGTACTCAAGAAAAAATAGAAATCGAAGTTCATATCAAAAGACTGGAAGAGGGTGGAGAATATACAACACTACTACAGGAATTTGAGAATGAAAAGAGCCATCTACAAGAATTAGTGAATAGCTGGGTAACCAGTAAATTGGCTTCTAATATCATCGAAAAAACCCTCAAATACGCTAGAAAAGATCGGTTCCCTCAAACTATAATGGATGCTGAAAACTATTTCAGTTATTTAACGCAGGGGAAATATACTAAAATCGTTATAGATGATGAAACGGTCTTTATATTAAATAATGAAGGTCACTATTTCAGAGCAGATGAACTATCAAGAGGAACAGCCGAACCCTTATATGTTGCATTGAGGTTAGCTTTTATCAACAATATCAAAGACACTATTCGTATGCCGTTACTGGTAGATGATGGATTTGTAAACCTGGATCGGACTCGAAGAACACGAATGTACGAACTGTTAAAAGAAATCAGTCAGACAACACAAGTCATCTACTTCTCATTTGATCAACAGTCTCTTGAATCTCTAGAAGATGGTCAGAAAACGATTTTAACTAAAGTGTAG
- a CDS encoding DNA repair exonuclease, translating to MIKFIHAADLHLDSPFSGLKSLPKKIVEMIQQSTFQSLATIVYSAIHNQVDFVVFSGDIYDLEDRSVKAQVQFKKEMERLNKANIPVYIIHGNHDFIGDEKLHLSLPENVKVFGTSVETVRMATKSGESVAVSGFSYGERWITERMITDYPKRHTQVDFHIGLLHGFQEGINSEHARYAPFTLNELKEKNYDYWALGHIHVRSKVSDFPLAYYPGNIQGRNKKETGEKGYLMVELNKNASAEIDFYSSAPIVWKKVMVDAVELNDMDAIYKLIQESLPSVESEPVHYLISLELQVSEDIKDTLLKKISQDEFIEAHHFFEEAQFIWIANYKVSQIKSNHNDSDLQSLFPVAFQEVLSELSEEEGFNELTTDFFDQSKFSRILEERSVTYREEMIREALSELRNQSI from the coding sequence ATGATCAAATTTATTCATGCAGCAGACTTGCATCTGGATAGTCCGTTCTCTGGACTGAAAAGTCTGCCTAAAAAAATTGTGGAGATGATTCAGCAATCCACCTTTCAGTCTTTAGCGACGATCGTGTATTCCGCAATACATAACCAGGTAGACTTTGTTGTCTTTTCGGGAGATATTTACGATTTAGAAGATCGTAGTGTGAAAGCTCAAGTGCAATTTAAAAAAGAGATGGAACGCTTAAATAAAGCCAACATACCTGTTTATATCATTCATGGCAATCATGATTTTATTGGAGATGAAAAGCTCCATTTGTCTTTACCTGAGAATGTTAAAGTATTTGGTACCAGTGTAGAAACCGTTCGTATGGCAACTAAAAGTGGAGAAAGCGTTGCGGTATCAGGATTCAGTTATGGTGAAAGATGGATTACGGAGCGCATGATCACAGACTATCCTAAAAGACACACGCAAGTAGATTTTCATATTGGCTTATTGCACGGATTTCAAGAAGGGATCAATAGTGAACATGCACGCTATGCTCCTTTTACACTGAATGAGTTAAAAGAAAAAAATTATGATTACTGGGCTTTAGGACATATTCATGTCCGAAGTAAAGTTTCGGATTTTCCACTAGCTTATTATCCTGGAAACATTCAAGGACGTAATAAAAAAGAAACCGGTGAAAAAGGTTACTTGATGGTTGAGCTTAACAAGAATGCTTCTGCTGAAATCGACTTTTATTCTAGTGCGCCTATTGTCTGGAAAAAAGTGATGGTAGATGCCGTAGAACTAAATGATATGGATGCGATTTATAAGCTAATCCAAGAATCTTTACCATCGGTTGAATCTGAGCCAGTTCATTATCTTATATCGCTAGAGTTACAGGTCTCAGAAGACATTAAAGACACATTACTGAAAAAAATTAGCCAAGATGAATTTATTGAAGCTCATCATTTTTTTGAAGAGGCTCAATTTATCTGGATCGCAAATTATAAAGTTTCTCAAATCAAATCAAATCACAATGATTCTGATCTGCAATCATTGTTTCCAGTGGCCTTTCAAGAAGTTCTATCAGAGCTTTCAGAAGAAGAAGGATTCAATGAATTAACGACAGATTTCTTTGATCAATCCAAGTTTTCTAGGATATTAGAAGAAAGATCAGTGACTTATAGAGAAGAAATGATTAGAGAAGCTTTATCTGAGTTGCGCAATCAGTCGATTTAA
- a CDS encoding YlbF family regulator, producing MAVNIYDTANQLEREIRETEQFVTLQESFKAVQSDEEASAIFNEFRNVQQVLQQKQMTGQEITEEEAQQAQEISGKIGENEIISGLLEAEKQVGQMIDDINQVVLKPVRELYQ from the coding sequence ATGGCGGTCAATATTTATGACACAGCTAACCAGTTAGAAAGAGAAATAAGAGAAACAGAACAATTTGTAACATTGCAGGAATCTTTCAAAGCAGTACAAAGCGATGAAGAAGCTAGTGCAATTTTCAATGAATTCAGAAATGTACAACAAGTACTACAACAAAAACAAATGACTGGGCAAGAAATTACTGAAGAAGAAGCACAACAAGCTCAAGAAATTTCAGGTAAAATCGGAGAGAACGAAATCATTTCTGGTTTACTTGAAGCGGAAAAACAAGTTGGACAAATGATAGACGATATCAACCAAGTTGTTTTGAAACCTGTTCGCGAATTATATCAGTAA
- a CDS encoding PBP1A family penicillin-binding protein — MKNQNFKQQIKNKSRSFWIWLKPILSRLMIRLRRTWKKYHLTKSLILFGLTVSLVFSIYLAYLAKTANVSALRAGLEQTTTIVDVQGEAAGTLYDQKGTFVELEQISPNIQNAVTSTEDQRFYEHRGYDIRGIGRAGIKFLTSGRISGGGSTITQQLAKNAYLSADQTLIRKLRELFLAIEIEKNYSKENILEMYLNNAYFGNGVWGVEDASYKYFNKSAAQLDVAEAATIAGMLKAPSNYNPIDHYDRAIDRRNIVLSLMVDTEKLTEQEAQMISQSGLTLSDGFADEDGYRYPYYFDAVTNEAVYRYGIAEEDLLNNGYTIYTSLNQTYQQQMDATYQNSALFKDASDGTVVQSASIAIDPLTGGVNAVVGGRGEYTFRGLNRATQMKRQPGSVIKPLGVYVPALENGYEIDSMLQDELTSYGETNYQPTNLSGTYAGEVTMYNALSNSLNAPAVWLLNEIGLNKGVNKLKEFGLPVSDKDMHLGAIALGGMDQGVSPMQIGSAYAAFANGGKRIDPYFITKIVDATGAVVVDHTRPKEKRVMSENVAEEMNRMLLNVYSSGTARNNQPNGYRVAGKTGTTQTSSGTGSTDQWIVGMTPDIVVTSWMGFDQTTEDHYLTDSSSQGIGMVMKSELEHILPYTSQTAYAVEDANTEEAEADNNQELMEQVNKGIEDTKEIIRKGSSYIKEGAGKVVEFFKNSVR; from the coding sequence ATGAAAAATCAGAATTTCAAGCAGCAAATCAAAAACAAGTCACGTTCTTTTTGGATCTGGTTGAAGCCAATTCTATCTCGTTTAATGATTCGACTGCGTCGGACTTGGAAGAAATATCATTTAACCAAAAGTCTGATTCTATTCGGACTGACGGTTTCATTGGTTTTCAGTATCTATCTAGCTTATTTGGCTAAAACAGCTAACGTAAGCGCACTTCGTGCAGGACTAGAACAGACGACGACAATCGTTGATGTTCAAGGAGAAGCAGCAGGTACGTTGTATGATCAAAAAGGAACATTCGTAGAATTGGAACAGATTTCACCAAATATACAAAATGCCGTTACATCTACTGAAGACCAGAGATTCTATGAGCACCGTGGATATGATATTAGAGGGATCGGAAGAGCGGGCATTAAATTTTTGACAAGTGGTAGAATTTCTGGCGGTGGGAGTACGATTACGCAGCAGTTGGCTAAAAATGCGTATTTATCTGCAGATCAAACGCTTATCAGAAAACTGAGAGAATTGTTTTTGGCTATAGAGATTGAAAAAAACTACAGTAAAGAAAATATATTGGAAATGTATTTGAATAATGCTTATTTTGGTAATGGTGTCTGGGGTGTTGAAGATGCTTCTTACAAGTATTTCAATAAGTCAGCTGCTCAACTGGATGTAGCAGAAGCGGCTACTATTGCAGGAATGTTAAAAGCTCCATCAAATTACAATCCGATTGATCATTATGATCGAGCGATTGATAGAAGAAATATTGTTTTGAGTTTAATGGTTGATACGGAAAAGCTAACAGAACAAGAAGCTCAGATGATTAGTCAGTCAGGATTAACCCTCTCTGATGGTTTTGCAGATGAAGATGGGTACCGTTATCCTTACTATTTTGATGCTGTGACAAATGAAGCTGTTTATCGGTATGGTATAGCAGAAGAAGATCTTCTAAATAATGGATATACGATTTATACTTCCTTGAACCAGACCTATCAGCAACAGATGGATGCGACTTACCAGAATAGTGCCTTATTTAAAGATGCATCAGATGGAACGGTTGTCCAGAGTGCTTCAATAGCAATAGATCCTTTAACAGGGGGTGTCAATGCAGTTGTCGGTGGAAGAGGAGAATATACTTTCCGGGGACTTAATAGAGCAACTCAAATGAAACGTCAACCCGGGTCAGTGATCAAACCTTTAGGTGTTTACGTTCCAGCCCTTGAGAATGGCTATGAAATTGATTCGATGTTACAAGATGAATTAACATCATATGGAGAAACCAATTATCAACCTACTAATCTATCAGGAACATATGCTGGCGAAGTGACAATGTATAATGCACTGTCAAATAGTTTGAATGCTCCAGCAGTCTGGTTACTGAACGAGATTGGGTTGAACAAAGGTGTAAATAAATTAAAAGAGTTTGGCTTACCTGTCAGTGATAAAGATATGCATTTAGGGGCTATTGCACTTGGTGGAATGGATCAAGGCGTTTCTCCGATGCAGATCGGGAGTGCCTATGCAGCTTTTGCTAATGGAGGAAAGCGTATTGACCCTTACTTTATAACAAAAATTGTGGATGCTACCGGAGCGGTTGTCGTAGACCATACGAGACCAAAAGAGAAACGCGTCATGTCGGAAAATGTAGCGGAAGAGATGAATAGAATGCTACTGAATGTATATTCTTCTGGTACAGCACGTAATAACCAACCAAACGGATATAGAGTTGCAGGGAAGACCGGTACAACTCAAACATCTAGTGGAACAGGCTCGACTGACCAATGGATTGTAGGGATGACACCGGATATCGTGGTAACAAGTTGGATGGGATTCGATCAGACGACAGAAGATCACTATTTGACAGACAGTAGTTCACAAGGAATCGGAATGGTTATGAAGTCTGAATTAGAGCATATTCTACCCTATACAAGCCAAACAGCATATGCTGTAGAAGATGCAAATACAGAAGAAGCAGAAGCAGATAATAATCAGGAACTAATGGAGCAAGTGAACAAAGGAATAGAAGATACAAAAGAAATCATTCGCAAGGGATCTTCTTATATCAAAGAGGGTGCTGGAAAAGTCGTTGAGTTTTTCAAAAATTCTGTAAGATAA